The genomic segment AATATTCTAAGAAACTCAATAAAAAGAACTTATGAAAAAATAAAGCCTGAAGATTTAGATGTTTCTTCTTTACCAAATGTACCCTATGGAAAGTATAAAGTTGTTATCGATCCAGGGCATGGTGGCTCAGACCCTGGTGCTGTTGGAATTAATGGATTAAGAGAGACTGATATTGTTTTAGAAGTGTCAAAGAGTGTTTCAGATTTTCTAACAAATAAAGGAGTTAAAACTATTTTAACTCGGAATTATGAGAGAACATTAGACTTACAGCCAAGAGTTACCAAGGCTAATAATTCAAAAGCAGATGTTTTTGTTAGTATTCATGCAAATGCAACACGAGGTAAGAGAAAAGAAGTTAACGGCTTAGAGACCTATTATTACTCTGGTTATAAAGGCTATTCTTTAGCAAAAAATATACAAAAACAAATTTTGATTGTTTCTCCGCAAAGTCCTGATAGGGGTGTTCGTAGATCACGCTTTTATGTGATAAGAAAAACATCAATGCCTGCAGCTTTAGTAGAAATTGGATTTGTTACTGGTATGTATGACGCCGATTTGTTACGACAAAAAGTTTATAGGGATAAAATGTCTTTTGCTATTGCTAGGGGAATACTTAACTATCTAAAAATTTCAAATTAGATATGCGTATTGGATTATTTGATAGTGGTATTGGAGGCTTCACTGTTCTAAAAAAGGTTATTAAGTTATGTCCCAATAATTCATTTATATATTTAGCTGATACAGCAAGACTTCCTTATGGAATAAAGACGACTAATGAGATCAAAAAAATTGCTGAAGAAATATCATCTTGGTTTAGATATCAAAAAATTGACGCCTTTTTGGTCGCCTGTAACACAACAAATGCCATTGCCTTGGACATACTTAAAAAAAATTTAGATATCCCTGTTTTTGACTTGATTGGCTCTGCTGCCTCAACCATTCAGGAATCTAGGGTGGGTGTTCTCGCAACTCCTTCTACAGTAAAAACAAAAGCTTATACAAATGCGATTTTAGAATTCAAGCCAAAAACTTTTGTAATTGAGCAACCATGCCCTGCATTTGTTCCAATGATTGAAATGGATAATATTAATTCAGATGATATTACTGATGTTGCGACTGGGTATTTACAACCTCTTTTAAAACAAAAAATTCATTCTTTAATTCTTGGTTGTAGTCATTATCCTCTCATAGCCCCCTCTCTGAGAAAGGTTTTACCATCAAGTGTTAAATTGATTGACCCCGCAGAAGCTCTTTCTTTTAAATTAAAGTTGTTTATTGATTCAAAAACAAGCAATTATTCAAAGAATAAAAATTTTGTTGATTTAAAGTTTTACGTAACCTCTAACCTTAAACATTTTCCCAATAAAGCAAAGCATTGGTTAAATGTATTTCCTGAAGTTAATCTTGTTTCACTGCAGAAGAAGGGCTGGGTCTCTTAATATCAAAAAGTAGAGCGGTTTTATGACCACAGCCACGGAAATCCTTCAACCAGTAGAACTTGATCTAGAAGCGTTGCTTTTGGATCTTCGCAGCCTCATAGGTGCTGGGCACCCTATTTTGCAGGCTGCTGCAGAACATCTTTTTAGTGCAGGCGGTAAACGTTTAAGACCTGGAATTGTTTTATTAATTTCAAGAGCTTTGACTTCTGAAAAGGAACTTCCTCTGAAGCATCGG from the Prochlorococcus marinus str. NATL2A genome contains:
- the murI gene encoding glutamate racemase: MRIGLFDSGIGGFTVLKKVIKLCPNNSFIYLADTARLPYGIKTTNEIKKIAEEISSWFRYQKIDAFLVACNTTNAIALDILKKNLDIPVFDLIGSAASTIQESRVGVLATPSTVKTKAYTNAILEFKPKTFVIEQPCPAFVPMIEMDNINSDDITDVATGYLQPLLKQKIHSLILGCSHYPLIAPSLRKVLPSSVKLIDPAEALSFKLKLFIDSKTSNYSKNKNFVDLKFYVTSNLKHFPNKAKHWLNVFPEVNLVSLQKKGWVS
- a CDS encoding N-acetylmuramoyl-L-alanine amidase; this encodes MFKDQSLMSKLGLFAGFIFCSNLFISLPLRSASALAAWALTSNGSLKLRTSSGAKLDAFYQSSTTDKGDRVWIDFTGELSRPRTIKGNGSVKEIRLGKPSKGITRLVIEFLPSVELEPSKLQLIGISTNTWELELIGLESNSFRPIEEGNILRNSIKRTYEKIKPEDLDVSSLPNVPYGKYKVVIDPGHGGSDPGAVGINGLRETDIVLEVSKSVSDFLTNKGVKTILTRNYERTLDLQPRVTKANNSKADVFVSIHANATRGKRKEVNGLETYYYSGYKGYSLAKNIQKQILIVSPQSPDRGVRRSRFYVIRKTSMPAALVEIGFVTGMYDADLLRQKVYRDKMSFAIARGILNYLKISN